The Micromonospora sp. NBC_01740 genome includes a window with the following:
- a CDS encoding Crp/Fnr family transcriptional regulator: MRIGLMELLLAVGWPPGVLLAWVIVQLAVAAALRLRASRYAQGRLRFDGCRWPRRMRALMRRPAELSDVTWPYGTFLQRLGPPVRAALLELGVRRRVPPGQIVIHEGVRESHLVLLDEGLTKVTATLPDGRAALLALRVGGDLVGEMSALNDRPRSASVTTCGPATYRVIQPDRFKMFLKEHPDAALELAAMVSDRLRWSNRRRIDFTSYPVKIRVARVVAELCRTHGRQVRDGVVIDVRLTQPELASICGAAETSIQKALRELRTEGLVDTDYRRITVRDLPRLRRMGELEAGED; encoded by the coding sequence ATGAGGATCGGGCTGATGGAGCTGCTGCTCGCGGTCGGCTGGCCGCCGGGCGTCCTGCTGGCGTGGGTGATCGTCCAGCTCGCCGTCGCCGCCGCCCTGCGCCTGCGGGCGTCGCGCTACGCGCAGGGCCGGCTACGCTTCGACGGCTGTCGCTGGCCGAGGAGGATGAGAGCGCTGATGCGACGACCAGCCGAACTGTCCGACGTCACCTGGCCGTACGGCACGTTCCTGCAACGGCTCGGCCCTCCGGTTCGTGCCGCCCTGCTGGAGCTGGGGGTGCGCCGGCGGGTCCCGCCCGGACAGATCGTCATCCACGAGGGCGTACGGGAGTCGCACCTGGTGCTGCTCGATGAGGGGCTGACGAAGGTCACCGCGACCCTTCCGGACGGGCGGGCCGCACTGCTGGCCCTGCGCGTCGGCGGCGACCTCGTCGGCGAGATGTCGGCACTCAACGACCGGCCCCGCTCGGCGAGCGTCACCACCTGCGGGCCGGCGACGTACCGGGTCATCCAGCCCGACCGGTTCAAGATGTTCCTCAAGGAGCACCCGGACGCCGCGCTGGAGTTGGCGGCGATGGTGTCGGACCGGCTGCGCTGGTCCAACCGGCGGCGCATCGACTTCACCTCCTACCCGGTGAAGATCAGGGTCGCCCGGGTCGTCGCCGAGCTCTGCCGCACCCACGGCCGCCAGGTTCGCGACGGCGTGGTCATCGACGTGCGGCTCACCCAGCCCGAGCTCGCCAGCATCTGCGGCGCCGCCGAGACCTCCATCCAGAAGGCCCTGCGTGAACTGCGCACGGAAGGCCTGGTCGACACGGACTACCGCCGGATCACCGTCCGCGATCTGCCCCGGCTGCGGCGGATGGGCGAGCTGGAGGCCGGGGAGGACTGA
- a CDS encoding PH domain-containing protein: MSEIESVHLRPRRIRVVCWACAAVLFVVFSLLATSLSGATGNGYGSFQRGDQIAMVGLGVLGALAVLIFTRPRVDANASGVRVRNLVGSYELPWEVVRGVRFDRGAPWASLELHDDDLLPMVALQAADKERAVEGVRALRRLHQAHQARLTEGAAGR, encoded by the coding sequence GTGAGCGAAATCGAGTCCGTCCACCTGCGCCCGCGCCGCATCCGAGTGGTCTGCTGGGCCTGCGCGGCTGTGCTGTTCGTGGTGTTCAGCCTGCTGGCCACCTCGTTGAGCGGCGCGACGGGCAACGGCTACGGCAGCTTCCAGCGGGGCGACCAGATCGCGATGGTCGGGCTCGGCGTCCTCGGTGCGCTCGCCGTCCTGATCTTCACCCGTCCCCGGGTCGACGCGAACGCGTCGGGGGTGCGCGTGCGCAACCTCGTCGGCTCGTACGAGCTGCCGTGGGAGGTCGTCCGGGGGGTCCGCTTCGACCGGGGCGCGCCCTGGGCCAGCCTGGAGCTGCACGACGACGACCTGCTGCCGATGGTCGCCCTCCAGGCCGCCGACAAGGAGCGGGCCGTCGAGGGGGTCCGCGCCCTGCGCCGGCTGCACCAGGCGCACCAGGCCCGGCTCACCGAGGGCGCCGCCGGCCGCTGA
- the infC gene encoding translation initiation factor IF-3 — MNEQIRAREVRLVGPEGEQVGIVPLERALQLAADVDLDLVEVAPMARPPVCKLMDFGKFKYESALKAREARRNQQQTVIKEMKLRPKIDPHDYETKKGHVVRFLKAGDKVKVTIMFRGREQSRPELGYRLLRRLESEISELGYVEAAPKQDGRNMIMVLAPHRATKAAAVAATATRGGPRERDAEGAPVDEPAAAGDTGTVADNSGE; from the coding sequence GTGAACGAGCAGATCCGGGCACGTGAGGTCCGACTGGTCGGCCCCGAGGGTGAGCAGGTGGGCATCGTCCCGCTGGAGCGCGCCCTTCAGCTGGCCGCGGACGTCGACCTGGACCTGGTCGAGGTTGCGCCGATGGCGCGCCCGCCGGTGTGCAAGCTCATGGACTTCGGCAAGTTCAAGTACGAGAGCGCACTGAAGGCGCGCGAAGCGCGGCGTAACCAGCAGCAGACCGTCATCAAGGAGATGAAGCTCCGCCCGAAGATCGACCCGCACGACTACGAGACCAAGAAGGGTCACGTGGTGCGGTTCCTCAAGGCGGGCGACAAGGTCAAGGTGACGATCATGTTCCGCGGTCGCGAGCAGAGCCGCCCGGAGCTGGGTTACCGGCTCCTGCGCCGGCTCGAGTCGGAGATCTCGGAGCTGGGGTACGTCGAGGCCGCTCCGAAGCAGGACGGTCGAAACATGATCATGGTGCTCGCGCCGCACCGCGCCACCAAGGCCGCCGCGGTCGCCGCCACGGCCACCCGGGGCGGGCCGAGGGAACGGGACGCCGAGGGCGCCCCGGTCGACGAGCCCGCAGCGGCCGGTGACACCGGCACCGTCGCCGACAACAGCGGCGAGTAA
- the rpmI gene encoding 50S ribosomal protein L35: MPKMKSHTGMGKRVKVTGKGKIVAQQAGLRHNLEKKPSTQTRRLTGTVVLAKADVKRIKKLLGR, encoded by the coding sequence ATGCCGAAGATGAAGAGCCACACGGGAATGGGCAAGCGGGTCAAGGTGACCGGCAAGGGCAAGATCGTTGCCCAGCAGGCCGGCCTCCGGCACAACCTGGAGAAGAAGCCCTCCACCCAGACCCGTCGGCTGACCGGCACCGTGGTGCTGGCCAAGGCCGACGTCAAGCGCATCAAGAAGCTGCTCGGCCGCTGA
- the rplT gene encoding 50S ribosomal protein L20, giving the protein MARVKRAVNAQKKRRTLLETASGYRGQRSRLYRKAKEQVLHSMQYAYRDRRDRKGDFRQLWIQRINAGARANGMTYNRLIQGLRLAGIEVDRKILADLAVNDAAAFAAIVELARAAVAAEGTGGAAAQAA; this is encoded by the coding sequence ATGGCACGCGTCAAGCGGGCTGTGAACGCCCAGAAGAAGCGTCGTACCCTGCTGGAGACCGCGAGCGGCTACCGCGGTCAGCGCTCCCGCCTCTACCGCAAGGCCAAGGAGCAGGTGCTGCACTCGATGCAGTACGCCTACCGGGACCGTCGCGACCGCAAGGGCGACTTCCGGCAGCTGTGGATCCAGCGGATCAACGCGGGCGCCCGCGCCAACGGGATGACCTACAACCGCCTGATCCAGGGCCTGCGCCTGGCCGGCATCGAGGTCGACCGCAAGATCCTGGCCGACCTGGCCGTCAACGACGCCGCCGCCTTCGCGGCGATCGTCGAGCTGGCCCGGGCCGCGGTCGCGGCCGAGGGCACCGGCGGCGCGGCGGCCCAGGCCGCCTGA
- a CDS encoding TrmH family RNA methyltransferase: MQSPSRGRRLDAVSGPFTPRTPRVVAARRLQRRRDREAAGRFLAEGPQAVREALACPGVVTELFGTPAALDRHADLAAVAARADVPVSEATDEALAALAETVAPQGLVAVCRHLDVPLERALADGPRLVAVLAGIRDPGNAGTVLRTADAAGAGAVVFAGEAVDPYNGKCVRASAGSLFHVDVVRAPDPADVVAALRAAGLTVLATTGYGEDDLDDLADDGRLAAPTAWLFGAEAHGLPEALTAAADARVRVPLHGRAESLNLAAAAAVCLYASARAQRRS, from the coding sequence ATGCAGTCACCATCGCGCGGGAGACGCCTCGACGCTGTCTCCGGCCCCTTCACCCCGCGTACCCCCAGGGTCGTCGCCGCCCGCCGGTTGCAGCGCCGCCGGGACCGCGAGGCCGCCGGCCGCTTCCTGGCCGAGGGGCCGCAGGCGGTCCGCGAGGCCCTGGCTTGCCCGGGGGTGGTCACCGAACTCTTCGGTACGCCCGCAGCCCTGGACCGGCACGCCGACCTGGCCGCCGTCGCGGCCCGTGCCGACGTGCCCGTCTCCGAGGCGACCGACGAGGCGCTCGCCGCGCTGGCCGAGACCGTCGCCCCGCAGGGCCTCGTCGCCGTCTGCCGCCACCTCGACGTGCCGCTGGAGCGGGCCCTGGCCGACGGGCCCCGCCTGGTGGCCGTGCTCGCCGGGATCCGCGACCCGGGCAACGCCGGCACCGTGCTGCGCACCGCCGACGCCGCGGGCGCCGGTGCGGTGGTCTTCGCCGGCGAGGCCGTCGACCCGTACAACGGCAAGTGCGTGCGGGCCTCGGCCGGCAGCCTCTTCCACGTCGACGTGGTCCGCGCGCCCGACCCGGCGGACGTCGTCGCGGCGCTGCGCGCCGCCGGGCTCACCGTGCTCGCCACCACCGGCTACGGCGAGGACGACCTCGACGACCTCGCCGACGACGGGCGGCTCGCCGCCCCCACCGCCTGGCTCTTCGGCGCGGAGGCGCACGGCCTGCCCGAGGCGCTCACCGCCGCCGCCGACGCCCGGGTCCGGGTGCCCCTGCACGGGCGCGCCGAGAGCCTGAACCTGGCTGCGGCCGCCGCCGTCTGCCTGTACGCTTCGGCGAGAGCACAGCGGCGGTCGTGA
- the pheS gene encoding phenylalanine--tRNA ligase subunit alpha, which translates to MSYRNDPYDPKQVALLDPAALAEAVAAAEKAFAEAGDPDALTALRPAHLGDRSPVSLARREIGALPPAAKSDAGKRVNEARRAIDAAYAARQEVLDREQAQRVLVEERVDVTLPHDRRPRGARHPISTMMEQVSDLFVGMGYEVAEGPEVELEWTNFDALNIPADHPARGLMDTFHVAPPEGTEGSGLVLRTHTSPVQARTMLTRKPPIYVIVPGRVYRTDELDATHAPVFHQVEGLVVDRGITMAHLRGTLDHFARAMFGEGAKTRFRPHYFPFTEPSAEFDVWFPEHRDGPRWVEWGGCGMVNPRVLRACGIDPEVYSGFAFGMGIDRTVMFRHGVSDMRDMAEGDVRFTRAFGTGA; encoded by the coding sequence ATGAGCTACCGCAACGATCCGTACGACCCGAAGCAGGTCGCCCTGCTCGACCCGGCCGCCCTGGCCGAGGCCGTCGCCGCCGCCGAGAAGGCGTTCGCCGAGGCCGGTGACCCGGACGCGCTGACCGCGCTGCGCCCGGCGCACCTCGGCGACCGGTCCCCGGTCTCGCTGGCCCGCCGCGAGATCGGCGCGCTGCCGCCGGCCGCCAAGTCCGACGCCGGCAAGCGGGTCAACGAGGCCCGCCGCGCCATCGACGCCGCGTACGCGGCCCGCCAGGAGGTCCTGGACCGGGAGCAGGCGCAACGGGTGCTGGTGGAGGAGCGCGTCGACGTGACGCTGCCCCACGACCGGCGGCCCCGGGGCGCCCGGCACCCGATCAGCACCATGATGGAGCAGGTCAGCGACCTGTTCGTCGGCATGGGCTACGAGGTGGCCGAGGGGCCCGAGGTCGAGCTGGAGTGGACCAACTTCGACGCCCTGAACATCCCCGCCGACCACCCGGCGCGCGGCCTGATGGACACCTTCCACGTCGCGCCGCCGGAGGGCACGGAGGGCTCCGGCCTCGTCCTGCGTACGCACACCTCGCCGGTGCAGGCGCGCACCATGCTGACCCGCAAGCCGCCGATCTACGTGATCGTGCCGGGCCGGGTCTACCGCACGGACGAGCTGGACGCCACCCACGCGCCGGTCTTCCACCAGGTGGAGGGGCTCGTGGTGGACCGGGGCATCACCATGGCGCACCTGCGCGGCACCCTGGACCACTTCGCCCGGGCGATGTTCGGCGAGGGCGCGAAGACCCGCTTCCGGCCGCACTACTTCCCGTTCACGGAGCCGTCGGCCGAGTTCGACGTCTGGTTCCCGGAGCACCGCGACGGCCCGCGCTGGGTCGAGTGGGGCGGTTGCGGCATGGTCAACCCGCGGGTGCTGCGCGCCTGCGGCATCGACCCCGAGGTCTACTCCGGATTCGCGTTCGGCATGGGCATCGACCGGACGGTGATGTTCCGGCACGGGGTCAGCGACATGCGGGACATGGCCGAGGGCGACGTGCGGTTCACCCGCGCGTTCGGGACCGGGGCGTAG
- the pheT gene encoding phenylalanine--tRNA ligase subunit beta, with product MRVSVSWLREYVDLPADLPAGDLEQALVGLGIEVESVVDLRETVTGALVVGEVREIEELTGFKKPIRFCRVDVGDANGTGEPQEIVCGARNFAPGDRVVVILPGGVLPGGFAIGARKTYGRNSHGMICSARELGLGDDHDGIVVLPADTPAKPGDDARPVVGLDDVVVDLEITPDRGYAMSVRGLARELSHALGVPFRDPGLAPAPGGTAEPAYPVEVRDTVGCDRFAARLVRGVDPTAQSPDWMQRRLTVAGIRSISLPVDITNYVMLELGQPMHAFDADRIAGPLVVRRAEAGEKLTTLDGVTRALAPEDMVICDETGPISLAAVMGGETSEVVAGTTNVLFEAAHWDPVMVGRTARRHKLFSEAAKRWERGVDPALPLVAIARAVRLLTEHAGGAAGDEILDIDHVRPPTPVVLPADLPSQRIGVSYPPARVAALLEQVGCTVARGADRLAEDPGEVGVAAGTGGALSVTPPTWRPDLTDPADLVEEVVRLDGYDRVPSVLPTAPPGRGLTWQQRRRRAVARSLAERGYVEVLAHPFVAPGLADQLGLPADDPRRSAVRLANPLSEEEPLLRTTLLGPLLGIAKRNLGRGQRDLALYEIGAVFHPRPDAGRPPAMGVDRRPTDEEFAAADAVVPDQPRHVAVVLTGDVEPAGWWGAGRPAGWADAVEAGRDVLAAADVPVDRIEVRAAEYAPWHPGRCAELLVDGTVVGHAGELHPAVVAALELPRRTSAMELDLDALPAAPVASGPVVSGFPPALIDVALVVDASVPAAQVQQALVEGAGGLLEQVRLFDVYASEQLGEGRRSLAYKLTFRAPDRTLTVEEAVAARDAAVARAAERFGATLRGA from the coding sequence ATGCGAGTTTCTGTCAGTTGGCTGCGGGAGTACGTCGACCTCCCTGCCGACCTGCCCGCCGGCGACCTGGAGCAGGCCCTGGTCGGCCTGGGCATCGAGGTCGAGTCCGTGGTGGACCTGCGGGAGACCGTCACCGGTGCGCTGGTGGTCGGTGAGGTCCGCGAGATCGAGGAGCTGACCGGCTTCAAGAAGCCGATCCGGTTCTGCCGGGTCGACGTCGGCGACGCCAACGGCACCGGCGAGCCGCAGGAGATCGTCTGCGGGGCGCGCAACTTCGCCCCCGGCGACCGGGTCGTGGTGATCCTCCCCGGCGGCGTGCTGCCCGGCGGCTTCGCCATCGGCGCGCGCAAGACGTACGGGCGCAACTCCCACGGCATGATCTGCTCCGCGCGGGAGCTGGGCCTGGGCGACGACCACGACGGCATCGTCGTGCTGCCCGCGGACACCCCGGCCAAGCCGGGCGACGACGCGCGGCCCGTCGTCGGCCTCGACGACGTCGTGGTCGACCTGGAGATCACCCCCGACCGGGGGTACGCGATGAGCGTCCGCGGCCTGGCCCGGGAGCTGTCGCACGCCCTCGGCGTGCCGTTCCGCGACCCGGGCCTGGCGCCCGCGCCCGGCGGCACCGCCGAGCCGGCCTACCCGGTCGAGGTGCGCGACACCGTCGGCTGCGACCGGTTCGCCGCCCGCCTCGTGCGCGGCGTCGACCCGACGGCGCAGAGCCCCGACTGGATGCAGCGGCGGCTCACCGTCGCCGGCATCCGCAGCATCTCGCTGCCGGTCGACATCACCAACTACGTGATGCTCGAACTGGGCCAGCCGATGCACGCCTTCGACGCCGACCGGATCGCCGGGCCGCTGGTGGTCCGCCGCGCCGAGGCGGGGGAGAAGCTCACCACCCTGGACGGGGTCACCCGCGCCCTCGCGCCCGAGGACATGGTCATCTGCGATGAGACCGGCCCGATCTCGCTGGCCGCCGTGATGGGTGGCGAGACCAGCGAGGTCGTCGCCGGGACGACGAACGTGCTCTTCGAGGCCGCCCACTGGGACCCGGTGATGGTCGGGCGCACCGCCCGCCGGCACAAGCTGTTCAGCGAGGCGGCGAAGCGGTGGGAGCGGGGCGTCGACCCGGCCCTGCCGCTGGTGGCCATCGCGCGGGCGGTCCGGCTGCTCACCGAGCACGCGGGCGGCGCGGCCGGTGACGAGATCCTCGACATCGACCACGTCCGGCCGCCTACCCCGGTCGTCCTGCCGGCCGACCTGCCGAGCCAGCGGATCGGCGTGAGCTACCCGCCCGCGCGGGTGGCCGCCCTGCTGGAGCAGGTCGGCTGCACGGTGGCCCGGGGCGCCGACCGGCTGGCCGAGGACCCGGGCGAGGTCGGCGTGGCCGCCGGCACCGGGGGCGCGCTCAGCGTCACCCCGCCGACCTGGCGGCCCGACCTGACCGACCCGGCCGACCTGGTCGAGGAGGTGGTCCGCCTCGACGGGTACGACCGGGTGCCGTCTGTGCTGCCGACCGCGCCGCCCGGCCGCGGCCTGACCTGGCAGCAGCGCCGCCGCCGGGCCGTGGCCCGGTCGCTCGCCGAGCGGGGGTACGTGGAGGTGCTCGCGCACCCGTTCGTCGCCCCCGGGCTGGCCGACCAGCTCGGCCTGCCGGCCGACGACCCGCGCCGGAGCGCGGTGCGACTGGCCAACCCGCTGTCGGAGGAGGAGCCGCTGCTGCGCACCACGCTGCTCGGCCCGCTGCTCGGCATCGCGAAGCGCAACCTCGGCCGGGGCCAGCGCGACCTCGCCCTCTACGAGATCGGCGCGGTGTTCCACCCGCGTCCCGACGCCGGCCGCCCGCCGGCGATGGGCGTGGACCGGCGACCCACCGACGAGGAGTTCGCCGCCGCAGACGCGGTGGTGCCCGACCAGCCCCGGCACGTCGCCGTCGTGCTGACCGGCGACGTGGAGCCGGCCGGCTGGTGGGGCGCGGGCCGCCCGGCCGGCTGGGCGGACGCCGTGGAGGCCGGCCGCGACGTGCTCGCCGCCGCCGACGTCCCGGTGGACCGGATCGAGGTCCGGGCCGCCGAGTACGCCCCCTGGCACCCCGGCCGCTGCGCCGAGCTGCTGGTCGACGGCACGGTGGTCGGGCACGCCGGCGAGCTGCACCCCGCTGTCGTGGCGGCGCTGGAGCTGCCCCGGCGGACCAGCGCCATGGAACTGGACCTGGACGCGCTGCCGGCCGCCCCGGTGGCGTCCGGGCCGGTCGTCTCGGGCTTCCCCCCGGCGCTGATCGACGTGGCGCTGGTGGTGGACGCCTCGGTGCCCGCGGCGCAGGTGCAGCAGGCCCTCGTCGAGGGCGCCGGTGGGCTGCTGGAGCAGGTGCGCCTGTTCGACGTGTACGCCTCGGAGCAGCTCGGCGAGGGGCGCAGGTCGCTGGCGTACAAGCTCACCTTCCGGGCCCCGGACCGGACGCTGACCGTGGAGGAGGCGGTGGCCGCCCGGGACGCGGCGGTCGCCCGCGCCGCGGAACGCTTCGGCGCCACCCTGCGCGGCGCCTGA
- the argC gene encoding N-acetyl-gamma-glutamyl-phosphate reductase: MGIRVAVAGASGYAGGELIRLVAGHPEFDLVAATAHSQAGHRLDVVHPQLAGLDLVLGETDAATLADADLVFLALPHGQSAALAAQLPPEVRVVDLGADHRLADPYAWANYYGGTHAGPWTYGLPELPGQRELIAGATRVANTGCYAAAIILALAPLVAAGAASPADVVVVAASGTSGAGKAAKPHLLGSEVMGDLSPYRVGTHQHVPEIKQATGATGLSLTPVLAPMPRGILATVTAVPVRGVDPRAVLAEAYADAPFVHVLPEGAWPHTAATLGSNSCHLQATVDVDSRRMIVLSALDNLGKGAAGQAVQNANLMCGLPETTGLSIWGVAP; this comes from the coding sequence ATGGGTATCCGAGTCGCGGTCGCCGGGGCGAGCGGCTACGCCGGCGGCGAGCTGATCCGCCTGGTCGCCGGGCATCCGGAGTTCGATCTGGTCGCCGCCACCGCGCACAGCCAGGCCGGGCACCGGCTCGACGTCGTACACCCGCAGCTCGCCGGCCTGGACCTGGTCCTCGGCGAGACGGACGCGGCGACGCTGGCCGACGCGGACCTGGTCTTCCTGGCCCTGCCGCACGGCCAGTCGGCGGCCCTGGCTGCCCAGCTGCCGCCCGAGGTCCGGGTCGTCGACCTGGGCGCCGACCACCGGCTCGCCGACCCGTACGCCTGGGCCAACTACTACGGCGGCACGCACGCCGGGCCGTGGACCTACGGCCTGCCCGAGCTGCCCGGCCAGCGGGAGCTGATCGCCGGCGCCACCCGGGTCGCCAACACCGGCTGCTACGCCGCCGCGATCATCCTGGCCCTGGCCCCGCTGGTCGCCGCCGGCGCCGCCTCCCCGGCCGACGTGGTGGTCGTCGCCGCCTCCGGCACCTCCGGCGCCGGCAAGGCGGCCAAGCCGCACCTGCTCGGCAGCGAGGTGATGGGCGACCTGTCGCCATACCGCGTGGGCACCCACCAGCACGTCCCGGAGATCAAGCAGGCCACCGGCGCGACCGGCCTGTCGTTGACCCCGGTGCTCGCGCCGATGCCCCGGGGCATCCTCGCCACCGTGACGGCGGTGCCGGTCCGGGGCGTCGACCCGCGGGCGGTGCTCGCCGAGGCGTACGCGGACGCGCCCTTCGTGCACGTCCTGCCGGAGGGGGCCTGGCCGCACACCGCCGCCACCCTCGGCTCCAACTCCTGCCACCTGCAGGCCACGGTCGACGTCGACTCCCGCCGGATGATCGTGCTGAGCGCGCTGGACAACCTCGGCAAGGGCGCCGCCGGCCAGGCCGTGCAGAACGCCAACCTGATGTGTGGCCTGCCGGAGACGACGGGCCTGTCCATCTGGGGAGTCGCGCCGTGA
- the argJ gene encoding bifunctional glutamate N-acetyltransferase/amino-acid acetyltransferase ArgJ — protein MSVTTPRGFRAAGVAAGLKTSGASDVALVVNDGPDAGVAGVFTANRVKAAPVLWTQQVVRGGVARAVVLNSGGANACTGPAGFQDTHATAEHTAAALTAASPRLMLGAADVAVCSTGLIGERLPMGKLLPGVRSAIRRLARDGGPAAAEAIMTTDTRPKTAVARGSGWTVGGMAKGAGMLAPAMATMLCVLTTDAVAGPEALDAALREACRVTFDRIDSDGCMSTNDTVLLLASGASGIAPTPAELAAAVTAAAHDLAQQLIADAEGATKQIAIDVVGAASEDDAVEVGRSVARNNLVKTALFGNDPNWGRILAAVGTTAAAFEPDGVDVAVNGVWVCRSGAAAEDRSKVDLTGRDVTIRIDLHAGAAEATIWTNDLSHAYVHENSAYST, from the coding sequence GTGAGCGTCACGACTCCGCGGGGGTTCCGGGCGGCCGGGGTGGCCGCCGGGCTCAAGACCAGTGGCGCGAGCGACGTCGCGCTGGTCGTCAACGACGGCCCGGACGCCGGTGTCGCCGGCGTGTTCACCGCCAACCGGGTCAAGGCCGCGCCGGTGCTCTGGACGCAGCAGGTGGTGCGCGGCGGCGTCGCGCGCGCCGTGGTGCTCAACTCCGGTGGCGCCAACGCCTGCACGGGCCCGGCCGGCTTCCAGGACACCCACGCCACGGCCGAGCACACCGCCGCCGCGCTCACCGCCGCCAGCCCGCGGCTGATGCTGGGCGCCGCCGACGTGGCGGTCTGCTCGACCGGCCTGATCGGCGAGCGGCTGCCGATGGGCAAGCTGCTTCCCGGCGTACGCTCGGCGATCCGCCGGCTGGCGCGCGACGGCGGCCCGGCGGCGGCCGAGGCCATCATGACCACGGACACCCGGCCCAAGACCGCGGTGGCCCGGGGCAGCGGCTGGACGGTCGGCGGCATGGCCAAGGGCGCCGGCATGCTCGCCCCGGCGATGGCCACCATGCTCTGCGTGCTGACCACGGACGCGGTGGCCGGGCCCGAGGCCCTCGACGCCGCCCTGCGGGAGGCGTGCCGGGTCACCTTCGACCGGATCGACTCCGACGGCTGCATGTCGACAAACGACACGGTGCTGCTGCTGGCCAGCGGCGCGAGCGGCATCGCGCCGACCCCGGCCGAGCTGGCGGCGGCGGTCACCGCCGCCGCCCACGACCTGGCACAGCAGCTCATCGCCGACGCCGAGGGCGCCACCAAGCAGATCGCCATCGACGTGGTCGGCGCGGCGAGCGAGGACGACGCGGTCGAGGTGGGGCGCTCGGTGGCGCGCAACAACCTGGTCAAGACCGCGCTGTTCGGCAACGACCCGAACTGGGGCCGGATCCTCGCCGCCGTCGGCACCACCGCCGCCGCGTTCGAGCCCGACGGGGTCGACGTCGCCGTCAACGGCGTCTGGGTGTGCCGCTCCGGTGCCGCCGCCGAGGACCGGTCGAAGGTCGACCTGACCGGCCGGGACGTCACCATCCGCATCGACCTGCACGCCGGCGCCGCCGAGGCCACGATCTGGACCAACGACCTGTCCCACGCGTACGTGCACGAGAACTCGGCCTACTCGACATGA
- a CDS encoding acetylornithine transaminase — protein MSTLVERWAQSMMDNYGTPPLALVAGSGAVVVDDAGREYVDLVGGIAVNALGHAHPAVVAAVSKQVATLGHVSNLYIAEPPVALAELLLALAGRPGRVFFANSGAEANEAAFKLSRLTGRSHVVATRGGFHGRTMGALALTGQPAKADPFRPLPGEVTHVDYGDVAALEAAVTDATAMVILEPIQGENGVVVPPAGYLAAARRITARHGALLVLDEVQTGVGRTGHWFAHQADGIEPDVVTLAKGLGGGLPIGACLAFGRAAELLAPGSHGTTFGGNPVSCAAALAVVSTIASEGLLDHVKRVGERLRRGIEALGHPLVDGVRGAGLLLGVVLAAPVSKVLAEALREAGFLVNPVQPGVVRLAPPLILTVAQTDDFLAALPAALDAASPAAAGTVPAPASAPAPAASVPAAGSVPAAAGASPAAAASAADSAPDLGEKRPLQGPEPTKISTPPTAPTVAMSSTTEAGA, from the coding sequence ATGAGCACGCTCGTCGAGCGCTGGGCACAGTCCATGATGGACAACTACGGCACGCCGCCGCTCGCCCTCGTCGCAGGCTCCGGCGCCGTCGTGGTCGACGACGCCGGCCGGGAGTACGTCGACCTCGTCGGCGGCATCGCGGTCAACGCCCTCGGCCACGCCCACCCGGCCGTGGTGGCCGCCGTGTCGAAGCAGGTCGCCACCCTCGGGCACGTCTCGAACCTCTACATCGCCGAACCGCCGGTTGCCCTCGCCGAGCTGCTGCTGGCCCTGGCCGGGCGGCCGGGACGGGTCTTCTTCGCCAACTCGGGCGCGGAGGCCAACGAGGCGGCGTTCAAGCTCTCCCGGCTGACGGGCCGCTCGCACGTGGTCGCCACCCGGGGCGGCTTCCACGGCCGGACGATGGGCGCGCTCGCCCTCACCGGCCAGCCGGCCAAGGCCGACCCGTTCCGCCCGCTGCCCGGCGAGGTGACCCACGTCGACTACGGCGACGTGGCGGCTTTGGAGGCGGCTGTCACCGACGCCACCGCGATGGTGATCCTGGAGCCGATCCAGGGGGAGAACGGCGTGGTGGTCCCGCCGGCCGGCTACCTGGCCGCCGCACGCCGGATCACCGCCCGGCACGGCGCGCTGCTGGTGCTCGACGAGGTGCAGACCGGTGTCGGGCGTACCGGGCACTGGTTCGCGCACCAGGCCGACGGGATCGAGCCCGACGTGGTGACCCTTGCCAAGGGCCTCGGCGGCGGGCTGCCCATCGGCGCCTGCCTGGCCTTCGGTCGGGCCGCCGAATTGCTGGCCCCCGGCTCGCACGGCACCACCTTCGGCGGCAACCCGGTGAGCTGCGCCGCCGCCCTCGCGGTGGTGTCGACCATCGCCAGCGAGGGGCTGCTCGACCACGTCAAGCGGGTCGGCGAGCGGCTGCGCCGGGGGATCGAGGCGCTGGGCCACCCGCTGGTCGACGGCGTACGCGGCGCGGGCCTGCTGCTCGGCGTGGTGCTCGCCGCGCCCGTCTCGAAGGTGCTCGCCGAGGCGCTGCGGGAGGCCGGCTTCCTGGTCAACCCGGTGCAGCCCGGCGTGGTACGGCTCGCCCCGCCGCTGATCCTCACCGTTGCCCAGACCGACGACTTCCTGGCCGCCCTCCCGGCCGCCCTCGACGCGGCGTCCCCGGCCGCCGCCGGCACGGTCCCGGCCCCTGCCTCTGCCCCTGCCCCTGCCGCCTCCGTCCCTGCCGCCGGCTCCGTCCCGGCGGCTGCCGGCGCATCCCCGGCTGCCGCCGCCAGCGCCGCCGACTCTGCACCAGATCTTGGTGAGAAACGGCCCCTCCAGGGGCCGGAACCTACCAAGATCTCGACGCCGCCCACCGCGCCCACCGTGGCGATGTCGAGTACGACGGAGGCGGGGGCGTGA